The following proteins come from a genomic window of Sphingomonas oryzagri:
- a CDS encoding tyrosine-type recombinase/integrase produces MTKTVIDEAQPRDDRYDIWDGRLAGFGLRVEKSGRKTFIIRYRAEGGGRNAPRRFMTVGRFGTLTVDDARKKARQLLAAATVGDDPAGDRQTKRREMRMDALIELYEEEGCFIQRGKRQGMPMKPLTKQYTVARLKHHVVPLLGHKRVSEVGTGEIERFFRDVSAGKTACDEKIGPRKRIVVRGGDGAARKVFRDLSAVFSFACRREIVESNPCEKAVVQKTDNRRDRFLTLAEVTQLGRACDDLEAEGVNAKALNITRLWALTGCRRDEIAALKWTEVDLERGLLILDDTKTGKSLRPLALAAVALLRGLERSKSSDYVFPSDRTEDAHFQGTKKVWPDIIKKAKLPGVTPHTLRHTMGATATSTGEALALTGAILGHANMRSTMIYAHVENDPARKAANRVARKIAAALAGTDSKAKVAKGKVANNNVAVKANSAST; encoded by the coding sequence TTGACCAAGACGGTCATCGATGAAGCTCAGCCGCGCGACGATCGCTACGACATTTGGGATGGCCGCTTGGCGGGCTTCGGGCTGCGTGTGGAGAAGAGTGGCCGCAAGACCTTTATCATTCGATACCGGGCTGAAGGCGGTGGGCGGAACGCGCCGCGCCGGTTCATGACGGTTGGGCGCTTCGGCACCCTGACCGTCGATGACGCCCGGAAGAAGGCTCGCCAGCTCCTAGCGGCTGCAACGGTCGGCGACGATCCTGCCGGCGATCGCCAGACGAAGCGGCGCGAGATGCGAATGGATGCGCTGATCGAGCTGTACGAAGAGGAAGGCTGTTTCATACAGCGCGGGAAGCGACAGGGGATGCCGATGAAGCCCCTGACGAAGCAATACACGGTTGCACGCCTCAAGCATCACGTCGTCCCGCTGCTCGGTCATAAGCGCGTTAGCGAGGTAGGCACCGGCGAGATCGAACGGTTCTTCCGTGACGTATCGGCGGGCAAGACGGCATGCGACGAGAAGATTGGACCACGGAAGCGCATTGTCGTTCGCGGCGGAGACGGTGCGGCCCGCAAGGTGTTCCGCGACCTATCGGCGGTGTTCAGCTTCGCTTGCCGGAGGGAAATTGTGGAATCGAACCCTTGCGAGAAAGCGGTCGTCCAGAAAACGGATAACCGCCGGGATCGCTTCCTTACTCTTGCGGAGGTCACCCAACTCGGGAGGGCGTGTGACGATCTGGAAGCGGAGGGCGTCAACGCGAAGGCGCTGAATATCACCCGCCTTTGGGCGCTTACCGGATGTCGCCGGGATGAGATTGCTGCCCTTAAGTGGACCGAGGTCGATCTCGAACGCGGCCTTCTGATCCTCGACGACACCAAAACCGGAAAATCGCTTCGGCCGCTGGCGCTGGCGGCGGTCGCTCTGCTGCGCGGGCTCGAGCGCTCCAAATCGAGTGACTATGTGTTCCCATCGGACCGGACCGAAGATGCCCACTTCCAGGGCACCAAGAAAGTCTGGCCGGATATCATCAAGAAAGCGAAGCTGCCTGGCGTCACGCCCCACACGCTCCGTCACACGATGGGCGCGACCGCGACATCGACCGGCGAGGCGCTGGCTCTTACCGGGGCGATCCTCGGCCACGCGAACATGCGCTCGACAATGATCTACGCGCACGTCGAGAACGATCCTGCCCGCAAGGCCGCCAACCGCGTGGCGAGAAAGATTGCCGCCGCCCTGGCTGGGACGGACTCCAAGGCGAAAGTAGCGAAAGGGAAGGTGGCTAACAACAACGTCGCCGTCAAAGCGAACTCGGCCAGCACTTAA
- a CDS encoding helix-turn-helix transcriptional regulator has translation MATEANRLGDYLRTRRTKLDPASLGFPTQRRRTPGLRREEVAQRANISPTWYTWLEQGRGGNASADVLDRIARALMLTEVEREHLFLIGLGRPPEVHYRGGDGFTPRLQRLLDAIPYSPAIVRTATWEVVAWNRAAAAVLTDYETLPPGQRNILRMIFLNPRVREIQFDWESVARGVVAAFRVDAARAGADREVAPLVEELCARSPDFARMWRENDVQLHGDGVKRMRHPVLGTIALEYSSFAIDGRPDLGMVVYTPATDADRDAIRSLVEPEGKM, from the coding sequence ATGGCAACGGAAGCGAACCGGCTCGGCGATTATCTGAGGACGCGGCGGACGAAGCTCGACCCCGCCTCCCTGGGCTTCCCCACGCAGCGGCGTCGCACGCCGGGGCTGCGGCGCGAGGAGGTCGCCCAGCGCGCCAATATCAGCCCGACCTGGTATACCTGGCTGGAGCAGGGCAGGGGCGGCAATGCCTCGGCCGACGTGCTCGATCGCATCGCCCGCGCGCTGATGCTGACCGAGGTGGAGCGCGAACATCTCTTCCTGATCGGGTTGGGGCGACCGCCGGAGGTCCATTATCGCGGCGGCGACGGCTTCACCCCGCGCCTGCAGCGGCTGCTCGACGCGATCCCCTACAGCCCCGCCATCGTCCGCACCGCGACATGGGAGGTCGTGGCATGGAATCGCGCGGCGGCGGCGGTGCTCACCGACTACGAAACGCTGCCGCCGGGGCAGCGCAACATCCTGCGCATGATCTTCCTCAACCCGCGCGTCCGCGAGATCCAGTTCGACTGGGAGAGCGTGGCGCGCGGCGTGGTCGCCGCCTTCCGCGTCGATGCGGCGCGCGCCGGGGCCGATCGCGAGGTGGCGCCGCTGGTCGAGGAATTGTGCGCGCGCAGCCCGGATTTCGCGCGGATGTGGCGCGAGAACGACGTCCAGCTGCACGGTGACGGGGTCAAACGGATGCGCCACCCGGTGCTGGGCACGATCGCGCTCGAATATTCGTCCTTCGCGATCGACGGACGGCCGGATCTGGGCATGGTCGTCTACACGCCCGCCACCGATGCCGATCGCGATGCGATCCGCTCCCTGGTGGAACCCGAAGGCAAAATGTAG
- a CDS encoding SDR family oxidoreductase: MRVFVTGATGWVGSAVVRDLIAHGHRVIGLSRSEEKAAALAADGAEVLRGEIGDLDLLRKGASEADAVIHTAFNHDFSRFAANAAEDRAAIEAMGAMLKGSDRPIIATSGFAWLTDGRPATEEDKAPPVSASYPRGSEAAIDALAESGVRAAVVRLAPSVHGDGDHGFVPILIGIAREKGAAAYIGDGANRWPGVHRIDAARVYRRALETGVTQRRYHAADEEGVPFREIAGVIGNRLGLPVVSKAPEDAADHFGWFTMFAGANIPASSARTRDALDWAPTGPGFLKDIGGDYYYR; encoded by the coding sequence ATGCGTGTATTCGTGACGGGCGCCACCGGCTGGGTCGGTTCGGCGGTGGTGCGGGATCTGATCGCCCACGGGCATCGGGTGATCGGCCTCAGCCGGTCCGAAGAGAAGGCCGCGGCACTTGCGGCGGACGGTGCCGAGGTGCTGCGCGGCGAGATCGGCGACCTCGATCTGCTGCGGAAGGGGGCGAGCGAGGCCGATGCGGTGATCCACACCGCCTTCAACCACGATTTCTCGCGCTTCGCCGCCAATGCGGCGGAGGATCGCGCCGCGATCGAGGCGATGGGAGCGATGCTGAAGGGCAGCGACCGGCCGATCATCGCCACATCCGGCTTCGCCTGGCTCACCGACGGCCGTCCGGCCACCGAGGAGGACAAGGCGCCGCCGGTTTCGGCCAGCTATCCGCGCGGATCGGAAGCGGCGATCGACGCGCTTGCCGAGAGCGGCGTGCGCGCGGCGGTGGTCCGGCTGGCGCCGTCGGTGCACGGGGATGGCGATCATGGCTTCGTCCCTATCCTCATCGGCATCGCGCGCGAGAAGGGCGCCGCCGCTTATATCGGCGACGGGGCCAACCGCTGGCCGGGCGTGCATCGCATCGATGCGGCGCGGGTCTATCGCCGCGCGCTCGAAACCGGCGTGACGCAGCGGCGCTATCATGCCGCCGACGAGGAGGGCGTGCCCTTCCGCGAGATCGCGGGCGTAATCGGCAATCGGCTCGGCCTGCCGGTCGTGTCGAAGGCACCCGAGGACGCGGCCGATCATTTCGGCTGGTTCACGATGTTCGCCGGCGCCAACATTCCGGCATCGAGCGCGCGGACCCGTGACGCGCTCGATTGGGCGCCGACCGGCCCCGGCTTCCTCAAGGATATCGGTGGAGACTATTACTACCGTTGA